Proteins encoded together in one Phyllostomus discolor isolate MPI-MPIP mPhyDis1 chromosome 6, mPhyDis1.pri.v3, whole genome shotgun sequence window:
- the LOC114500314 gene encoding olfactory receptor 491-like isoform X1: MEVGNHTSVTEFIILGLTENATACVILFIVFLVIYVVTLMGNISIIMLIRSSPQLHTPMYLFLCHLAFVDVGCSSSITPVMLMSFLKKGTSISVAGCTAQLCTAVAFGTAECFLLAVMAYDRYVAICSPLLYSTHMSPRICILLVGMSYLGGCVNTWTFTGCLLSLSFCGPNQVDHFFCDFSPLLKISCSDISIIEIIPSISSGSIIVVTVFVISVSYTCILTTILKMRSAEGRHKAFSTCTSHLTAVTLYYGTITFIYVMPKSSYSTGQNKVVSVFYSVVNPMLNPFIYSLRNRDVKEALRKAIVRLHS, encoded by the coding sequence ATGGAGGTTGGAAACCACACCAGCGTGACTGAGTTCATCATTTTGGGGTTAACAGAGAATGCTACAGcttgtgtcattttatttattgtgtttctaGTAATCTATGTTGTCACCTTAATGGGCAACATCAGCATAATCATGTTAATCAGAAGCAGCCCTCAGCTTCACACACCAATGTATCTTTTCCTCTGCCATTTGGCCTTTGTAGACGTTGGTTGCTCCTCATCCATCACACCTGTTATGCTCATGAGCTTCCTCAAGAAAGGAACCTCTATCAGTGTTGCTGGTTGTACAGCCCAGCTCTGTACTGCTGTTGCATTTGGGACAGCTGAGTGCTTCCTGCTGGCTGTCATGGCCTAtgatcgctatgtggccatctgctcCCCACTGCTCTACTCCACACACATGTCCCCCAGAATCTGCATTCTCTTAGTGGGAATGTCCTACTTGGGTGGGTGTGTGAATACTTGGACATTTACTGGCTGTTTATTGAGTTTGTCTTTCTGTGGACCAAATCAGGTAGATCACTTTTTCTGTGATTTCTCCCCTTTGTTAAAAATTTCCTGCTCAGATATCTCTATTATTGAAATTATTCCTTCCATCTCTTCTGGGTCCATTATTGTGGTCACAGTGTTTGTGATATCTGTCTCTTACACCTGCATCCTCACCACCATCCTGAAGATGCGTTCTGCTGAAGGACGACATAAAGCCTTCTCCACCTGCACCTCCCACCTCACTGCAGTTACTCTGTACTATGGAACGATTACCTTCATTTATGTCATGCCCAAATCCAGCTACTCAACTGGCCAGAACAAAGTGGTGTCTGTGTTCTACTCAGTGGTGAACCCCATGTTGAACCCTTTCatctacagtctgaggaacagaGATGTGAAGGAGGCCCTGAGAAAGGCAATTGTCAGATTACATTCTTAG
- the LOC114500314 gene encoding olfactory receptor 491-like isoform X2, translated as MGNISIIMLIRSSPQLHTPMYLFLCHLAFVDVGCSSSITPVMLMSFLKKGTSISVAGCTAQLCTAVAFGTAECFLLAVMAYDRYVAICSPLLYSTHMSPRICILLVGMSYLGGCVNTWTFTGCLLSLSFCGPNQVDHFFCDFSPLLKISCSDISIIEIIPSISSGSIIVVTVFVISVSYTCILTTILKMRSAEGRHKAFSTCTSHLTAVTLYYGTITFIYVMPKSSYSTGQNKVVSVFYSVVNPMLNPFIYSLRNRDVKEALRKAIVRLHS; from the coding sequence ATGGGCAACATCAGCATAATCATGTTAATCAGAAGCAGCCCTCAGCTTCACACACCAATGTATCTTTTCCTCTGCCATTTGGCCTTTGTAGACGTTGGTTGCTCCTCATCCATCACACCTGTTATGCTCATGAGCTTCCTCAAGAAAGGAACCTCTATCAGTGTTGCTGGTTGTACAGCCCAGCTCTGTACTGCTGTTGCATTTGGGACAGCTGAGTGCTTCCTGCTGGCTGTCATGGCCTAtgatcgctatgtggccatctgctcCCCACTGCTCTACTCCACACACATGTCCCCCAGAATCTGCATTCTCTTAGTGGGAATGTCCTACTTGGGTGGGTGTGTGAATACTTGGACATTTACTGGCTGTTTATTGAGTTTGTCTTTCTGTGGACCAAATCAGGTAGATCACTTTTTCTGTGATTTCTCCCCTTTGTTAAAAATTTCCTGCTCAGATATCTCTATTATTGAAATTATTCCTTCCATCTCTTCTGGGTCCATTATTGTGGTCACAGTGTTTGTGATATCTGTCTCTTACACCTGCATCCTCACCACCATCCTGAAGATGCGTTCTGCTGAAGGACGACATAAAGCCTTCTCCACCTGCACCTCCCACCTCACTGCAGTTACTCTGTACTATGGAACGATTACCTTCATTTATGTCATGCCCAAATCCAGCTACTCAACTGGCCAGAACAAAGTGGTGTCTGTGTTCTACTCAGTGGTGAACCCCATGTTGAACCCTTTCatctacagtctgaggaacagaGATGTGAAGGAGGCCCTGAGAAAGGCAATTGTCAGATTACATTCTTAG